The Theobroma cacao cultivar B97-61/B2 chromosome 1, Criollo_cocoa_genome_V2, whole genome shotgun sequence genome contains the following window.
AGCCAAGTTCAGTGACGAGTTGGTTAACTACAGTACCACCCTTGCTAAACCCAAGGATTAAAGCTTTGGGTTGTGATGGAGATGTACAGGTGGAACAGGGTTCCCTCTGTCCACTTGAAATTACATTTTTTGCCTGCAATAATGATTATTTAGTACATGGAAAGTCATTAAACATCCAAAACCAATCAGACTTCCAAAAATGCTTGGTCGTAAGTGTGCTGCAAGGTTCTTAGGAAACCCAAAGGGCAAACAAACTGAAGAAATGTATCATGTATGGACAATCTAACTGATGCAAATACATACCACAACCAAGCCAAGTCCCTTTTGGTAAAGCCAGATGCAAAGACATACTAGGTTTATATCTCAATTTGTTGGGATTCATCAAATTTATGTCTTTTAAATGATACAGCAGGAACCAAATGGAGCTAATTCATCCAGCAGCAGGAACACTTTAAATTCTACTATTGTTAAAAGGGTCTTGTGTTCATCAAACATACCTGTTCAAGGCAATTTGATAAGATTGAGACAGTTGATGTAGAAGCTGGGAAGCCAACAGGGGCATATGATTTAGGCTCCCCATATCTATTCACAGATGGGATAAAATCCTTGTAAACAGCAAATGGCCCATTGAAAATGGAAGCCTCGATAACCCAAGCATTGATAGAGCCGCCAAATTTAGAAACTAAAACTTCAGCTATTTTTGGCAAATCAGATAGCCTCTCAACCACTGGGTTCCTGGTCCCTTCAACTCTATCTCCATTGAAAAGTATGGCATTCGCGCAAGGCACCTAATTTACGACGATTTCGTAAGATACTGATTTCAGAGGGTGCTTCAGAGTTTGgggtaaaagaaaagaacttaCAATTAGGGACTTGGAGGTTGATGAGTAGCAGAGAGATGCAGCAACTCTGTAGTAATTCCTACTATTTGGGTCTAATCGAGCCTTTAAAACACCACTCCAACGATCcatgaaaagaaacaagacAGCTTGCGGTATTGTTAAGGTGGGAATTCTAACATAGAATTATGTAAGTGCAGACAGAGCCAGGGAAGCCTGTCTACAAACCAAACCCAGacagaggaagagaaaaaccTTAGCTGAAGAGAAAGCTAGGAGTCGACGGTGAAGCAGGACACCGCAGGTTGACAGCTGTTCATTTCAAGCATTTCCTCATTATCAGAGAAAATGGAGAAGATTTTTTGGGCTTTTTTATTAaccaaaagaaaggaatttgGGCTAAGGTGCAAAGTCAGACCTGGCTCACTAAAGTCAACATAGCCCATCTCCATTGTTCAAAggtgctttcttttttttttttaatttttcgataatttttatcttaatttattcgttaattttaaagataaatgaaaattCGAGTCATTATTCAAGAATATAATCACCAATAGATTAAATATtacttgttttgttttatggAATGAATATATAATCACCATTAATCATTTGAATTATTACGAAATTTATGATATCAAAAATATTAGTAACTTATgataagaatacaagaaattttttatcaacaatttcaaattttattaatgtaATAAATACACATTGCACCATCTCTCACGATGTGCAACACCCATGACTCTCTTAGTTCTTATTAATTCTTtgggtaaaatatttttatttttttaaattttaatcgaaattatacaaaaatttattaatttttaaaatagataCTCTGCCTCATAAGTATAAATACCATTAAcaaaagttataaaaaaaaaaaaaatatcattgttttttttattaatttaaaaaattattattatatttttaaaaaaataaaaaaaatactaaaaaaaggAGAGCATCGGCCAATGCTCCCTTAGGGAGCTCCGATTGGGGCTCCTTCGGTGCACTCCAAACGGGGagtcttttttttaaactaaaaaaataataaaattatataataataattataaaaattaatcaaaaataaaattatctttttatctttGTCATGTAAAAAAGTTGAcgaaaatacaaataattgaCTAACGGCTAAACCTATGtgtacaataaaaaatatttttttagagtGGAgtgtttatttgaaaaaataataaactttcatataattttaatcaaaacttaaaaaaataaagatattttactttaattcTTTTGATTCTTGATGACTTCCATCTTAGTGGATGCTGCATGGCaagcaaaggaaaaatgaTCACTTGTTCAGTTACTAAGAGTCTGTGAATCATGACCATGTCTAAGGTTCGTTAAAGAGCTTTGGCTTCCTCTAGCTTTACCTTGAATTATCACTTGTTTCCTCTAATAGTAAAGAGATCACAGGTGCGCCATAAGGCAGCAACAGATTCTTGGCTGATTCTTTTGCCCCAAACCGTCACTTGGTTTCTAAGCAAAGGAAGATAAGCTTCTTCCTGTTTAAGCATTTTATCAACAGTGATGCAACTGGACAAGTGACTTCCTCATTGCACTTCAAAAAGGCATCACACTGCAGACATAACAGTAACCAATCATTTTTTTCACTAGGCAGGAAAAAAGGCTTCGAGATCAAGAAATAAATCATATTagaaactaataaaaaatgttgacctatttatatttttttaaaaaaataattatttattaatctcATAACCGGTATAAGATACATACACTTAACAAAGGAGTTTCCTCGCAAAAAGACTTCCCCGGACACTACACTCAAAGCAAAAGCTGCTTCTAACAAACGTTCGACACCTTTAGACAAAAAAATAGGGTGCATTTCTCTAACCTAAAGCTATCTGCTGCAGCCTAAAACATAGAAGACAATGCTCAAAGGGGATATCTGAAGTTAGAGAGAATTACTTTAATGAGTTCAGAAATGATAGAAGAATCCTTGCATATTGAAAAGGGATATACATGTAACATCTGTTTATTGCTGTAAAATGTGACAATTATTTCACTCTCCATGTTAAATATGTGGGGAAAATGTATGTATGCCAAATTGGGGTAATCAGCTGCGAGAAGGAAAGAGAGACTTCAGACTAGCAACTCCAATTCACAATTATTTGATGGAATATATTTACTAGGCTGATGTTGAGGAATAAGGATCTTCATGTTTTGTTAGAGAATAATCGAACTCCTAGGAAATTAATTAGTTCAAATTTGTTTGGTTTAATTTGTACTTTGTCTCTTAGCTCTTGCCAAAGGAGCAGTGTAGAGTGTGTTGTATTAATTGTTTAGGAAATGCCGGGGGTTGTTATCCTAAGTGACTGCTTGCATGCATCTGAAGCTGTAATTTCTGTTGTATTTTGGGTGTCACAGGTATTGTTTCTGATACACCACAGTGTCTGAGTAATGATCTGCTGTATACTGAGTTCCAATTGTATTAACGCACTAAGTCTGCAGTAACTTCATGGTTACAGATTTCAGTTGACATTCAGATGTTCCTATTCAGCAcatatataaatttacttttcaaaaagtAAATGAAAAAACAGAAATAGAAAGCATGAAGGATgcaaaaataccaaaaaacaaaaaaaaaaacaagtattTCTGTCTGTAACAATCTGGAACTGTTACAGTATATTACTATGACAGTGCTTAAGTATCAAACAGATTAACAAAAGCTACCATATTACACAAATTACCACTCACAATTCACAAttctttcataatttttatgcTAGAATATGAAATAAGAGTCCTTATTTTCGCTAGTGCACAAGGGTGCACGTTCAttttgaccaagattggcCTGCTCATGGGACATTCATGTCACTTTCTTCCGAGCTGAGGGAAGCAAAAGGATCCGGTGGCAGGCGCAGGGGTAAGCTTCCTGTTCTTCCTTCCAACAACTGTATTACATTGCTTATCGAAGGACGACTGCTCGGATCCCATTGTACGCACCAGATTGCCACAACTGATAACTTCTTCGCAATGTCAGTATCTCcatctttttcctctttaatTCCCAAATCCTCCCCACCTGCAAGGCGATTGTAAACCCACTGAGGAAAGTAAACTTGGCTTGTGTTTTCCACTGTAAGATCCGTGTTTCTCTTACTTCCAACCATTTCAAATAACAACATACAGAAACTGTAAACATCTGTTTTATATGACACATTCCCAATGTTCCCAGAGAAATAGACCTCTGGTGCAATGTAACCCATGGTTCCTCTAACAGCAGTTATAGGCACAACACTTTCCTTCCTCGGAAGAAGCTTCGCTAAGCCAAAATCTGATATCTTAGGATTGAAGTCCATGTCTAACAAGATATTTTGTGGCTTGATATCAAAATGCAGGATTCTTTCGTCACATCCCTCTTGAAGGTACTCGATTCCCCTTGCCACACCAATGGCAATATCATGAAGCTTTCCCCAACTAAGTTTCGGCCTATTTGAATTCGCTGGGAATATGAATTTATCTAACGACTTGTTTGGCATGAACTCGTAGACAAGAGCTCGGTCCGACCCATCCGCACAATAACCCAACAATCGAACCACATTGACATGATAAATCCTCCCAATTGTGCTGACTTCATTAGTGAAATCTTCTCCATTGCCTTTGGAGTTGTCGAGTACTTTCACAGCTACCAGCACTCCATTTTCAAGCTTACCTTTGAATACACTTCCATAGCCTCCTTGGCCTAGCTTCTTCTCGAATTCATTTGTCATCTTTCGAAGATCTGCAAATGAGTATCTTGTCGGATTGAGAGGCCTAAGATCttccaaaaatttcataattttctttcGATTCTCCAGCACTTTTGCTCTTCTTGATCTCAAGTACAAGATAATTAATGTGACCATGAGCGTTAGAGTAAGAATTCCGACAGAAATTCCGATGCTTACTCCTGCAGACAATTCATAGCTGATCATAAATTTGGATGTAATTTGTATATCACAATGTAATACAATAAGAATACATCTACTCGGGGTATATATGTACTTACCTTTATTGATATGCCCTGATGATTTCTCTGCAAAAATCAGAAGATAatgattatttaattcaatataAGAACATATATAATCGAGGTATAGACTTATGTTTGATTATATGTTCAAGCGGTAATTTATCCGCAAAAATCAAGCATAAGGAGTTAGAAAACCAACATTTCCATGTCTTTGTTGAAATATAGAGAAACTAATTAAAGTTGGAGCTTATAAACTAAAAGCATGTTAAACTAGCCATAGGAAGTGGTGGTTCTGGAATTCCAACAACGTCTGATTTGAAGCTTAATTCATTCTTGGTATTAACAATTTTTAGAGAGGAATGAAATTTCACTTGcgagataaaataaaaaaaaaattgtgtcGAGATAAAAATACTATATGCATATATAGATATAGTATAAAAGTAGTACATGAGAACattttttcttgtcaatatagtagaaagattaaaagaaaaagaaattggtgGATTTAAACATTTTCATTCTTAAAATCCAATCACCCCATATAAACGAGAAGAGAGTATAAAAAGAACATTAATTCAACTAATtattaatgataatttaatttataattttagtaactaTTTTCTTAATCTATCAATTGTATTAAATATGGGGAGaaataatatgaatttttCCCTTccctccattttttttttcatgcatGCAAAATATATTGCTTGTAAATTGTTTAGTAAGAGCAAAGAGAACAGATATGGGGACAAATACATTGCTTGTATTTTGATCAGCCTATttaactattattttattattaaattaaattaaatattaataattaataatttaaaattaaaaatatattatttatatattaataaaataatttaattagaacAGGTTAGGCTTCAAAATCAATGCCAAGCTTGACTTGAGTGGGGGAGGCCCGCCAGCCTAGATAAGTTTCTTAGCGCTTGAACGCTTTTAAACTTTATATTAGAAACGTTGTGGTAATTATTATAACTAAAATGAAATTAGTGGTGTTGTTTGAACATCACTATCTTTGCAGTTGAAATTTGGCTCTCACCCCATCCCAAGAGTCAATAAAGCAATATGCTAAAtaccaaaaaaggaaaaaaaaaaaaaacagatgtACCTTCATGCTGGGGACTTTCGTATGGAGGAATATGTTCAGTGAAACATTCGACTTCCAAACTGTTATAACTCTTGAATCGACATTTTCCTCCTCTGATTCGACAATCAGAACCGCACACCGGGATTTTCCACGAAAGTTTTGTAAAATTATATAACGAATATGATTCCCCCATAAGAGATTGGATATCATCAATATAAGACGGGGTAACATCTGCAATGGGGCGGCAAGAGAGAAGATCTTGACTCACGTAAGTTGAATCAGAGACACCATAAACAGGATGACTGGAACTGCTGAGACAATCTATGTGTACTACATCTTGTTTTTCAATTCTTGACGAGCAGTTGAGCAGTATGGAATGATTCCCGAAAATCGTGAAAGGACTTGTTGGGAGGGTCAAGTTTATAAGCCTTCTCGCCATGCAACCCTGGGGGTCACCCATGTAAATTTTCTggtcatcataatctattttTGCTACGAAAAACTGCCCTGATTTTGGAATTTCAATCAGTGTTTCATTCTTCTCAGAGCAGGATAATTCAAACCCTGGGTAACCACAACTCTCTGCCTGTCGATCCTTGAGCCTAAAGGGAAAACGGATCGGAGGACCTTCTTCACTGCAAGCTGCATCTGAACATGATTTCCCTTCATCTCCATGGCACAAAtgtaagagaaaaataattaaatgaaaGGCTATAACACTCTTTGGAGTCATTTTGTATAGGGCAGAGCGGCTGAATACAAAGCAAGCATAGAAACTCTTCAAGGTTAGTTAGACTATATCAGCACTATCTGAAAGCCCAGAGACCTCCACGTAAGAAAACTTTTCTCTGGTTTTTGACGTTATGAATAGCAAACGGCAGTCCCTTTCaccgaaaaagaaaaatcatcaCGATGAGCGTGGATTGACCGGCACCTCGCCCTTTCCAGGTGGATTCCTCTCAATGCCTTCACACGAATCTTCAGGGAAACACAATAAACAACAGTAAGCCAATTATGTAGTAGTAGAattggccaaaaaaaaaaaaccacaaaTGCATATAAACCACTCTTAACAAAAGAGAGGTAAAAGAAAGGAATTACTAATTGGTGTTcgataaagaaataaataaataaaggggATACTGATTCTTGCAATTACAAACTATTCAAAGTGAGTTCAGGACTCCATTTGCTTCACTTCTCGCCATGCCAGTTCTTAACCTCCTAATTATAGCCTTGTTCTTCCTTCCAATTTGCAATTCTATGAAAGAATCATCTTGTTCTTCTTATTGCGGAAATTTATCAATACAATATCCATTTCGATTGAGAACTGATCCTGCAAATTGCGGACATTTCTTGTATGAACTTGCTTGTGAGCATGAGCGTACCGTGCTAAAAATAGATCATGGTAGATTTTATGTCGAATCCATCTCATACGATAACGAGACCCTTCAAGCTGTCGATCCTGGtctaaagaaaaatgactGCTCCTCCCTTCCTCGTTATTCCTGGACACAAGACAACATGAGTTATGTTAATGTCTATAGAGACAGCGACTACAGCCACAAGTGGTTAGTTCAGCCATATTCGTCGCCGGATACCATGGTGTATCTTAATTGTTCAACCACAGTTAATTCTTCGGAATATCTGGACGCATCTCCTTGCATAACTAATTCTTCCCTACCACAAGCTCACCATCTGTATGTTTTTCTTGGAAATCTGCCAGCAGCTTCCCTCTCCTACTCTTGTGACTATTTCATGATGACTCCGGCGGTGATTCAAACAATTGGAAATCTCACATATGCTGATATCCACAAGCAATTGACCAAAGGATATGAGCTTTCATGGagtcaatttttttgtttaatttgtgCATTCAATGGAGGATATTGTCTTTATTCATCTAACCTTGGTGAATACAAGAGCGACAAGAGAATCTGCAGAAGAGGACCATTGGCGAGTGTTAATTGTGAGTAAGTATCCTTAACGATCTATTTTGTTTGCTGAGAAAATGTATTTAAGGGTATAAACCACTGAACTATTTCGATAAACAACCGCTAAGGCATCAACTGAGAAAGATACCAAATTTTCTTCCCATGCCCCATTTGTCTGGTTTGATCATTCTTTTAACATCACCTTTTctgatttataaatattaaataatgatTTATCTGTTGCAGTTTCAGGTGTTGGACGGTATTTGTGGAGCAAAATAAAGGGTAAGCCTCCAAAATTGAGCACAATACAGGGTAAGCCTCCAAATAACTTTACTAATAATTCATTGACTATGTAAATCTGCATAAACTTCATCGAAATCATGTTGATCTACGTTTTAATGTAACAGAGACTCAAAAATTGAACAAATGAATGAACCCTGGTTTCATTGAAATTTAACGTTATCACTTGTTTCTTAGCATGAGTCTAATCTGTCCCCACGCACCCTCTCCTCCTTCTGTGTGTTACAGGCTGCGTAGGACTCGTACTGGAAATTGTTGGTGAGTTTTTCATAGAACATATTTCAGGCTAGAACATGACATTTTACATAACTCAATCTGTTTTCTAGAAAGTGAAAGATCCTTCTATCCCCTTGCACAGTTAATGAGGAGCTTGCACGAAATTTGTGAACTCCTCTGGGAAAGAAGGTTTTAATCAATCTTTATAGATACCAATGATGAAGGCATATATGCCAATGATAAACAGCATTTGGCAAATATCATGTATAGTAGTATTTCTTTTTAGTCTAATTGTTTATGAACTGGCATTTGCATTTGTTTTCTACCATGTGAAGGGTATTTTACTGTGGCAAGAACTACCGTTGGAATCCTATGCATGTCTGTCTTTCTAATTTATAAATGGCGGAAAAGCGCATCCATTGATGAATATGTTGAAGAGTTCTTGCGAAACTATGAGAACCTCAAACTCAGAAAATTCTCCTACTCTGACATCAAGAAGATGACTGGAGGCTTCAAGGAACAACTGGGTCAAGGCGGCTTTGGCTCTGTGTTTAAGGGAAAGATATCAGATGGTTGTCTAGTTGCAGGAAAGAGGCTGACAGAGGCCAAGGGCGATGGGCGAGATTTCATGAATGAAGTGGCAACAATTGGGATAGTCCGTCATGTAAACGTGGTACAACTTCTTGGGTTCTGCTTTGAAGGATCTAAAAAGGCTCTCATATATGAATACATGCCCAATGGATCTCTCGATAAGTATCTGTTCTCTCAAGAGGATGTTTGCGCTTTAAGTTGGAGCAGAATGTATGAGATTGCTTTCGCCATAGCTCATGGGATTGAATATCTACACCGAGGTTGTCCTGTGAGGATTCTGCACCTTGATATTAAGCCTCATAACATCCTTCTTAACGAAGACTTTACTCCAAAAATTTCTGATTTTGGCCTTGCCAAGTTGTATCCAAGACATGATAGTGTAGTTTCTCTGACAAATGCTAGAGGAACTATGGGATACATGGCTCCAGAATTGctgtataaaaatattggaGGCATCTCCACTAAATCGGACGTTTACAGTTTTGGAATGTTGTTGATGGAAATGGCTGGGAGAAGAAAGAATCTCGATCCGTTCGTGGAGAATTTGAGCCAAATCTACTTCCCATCTTGGATTTATGATCAGCTAGAACAAAAGGGTGAAGTGGAAATCAAGGATGCGACAGCTGAGGGAAAGGATATTGGCAACAGGATGATCATAATTGCTCTCTGGTGCATACAACTGAAGCCTGCAGATCGTCCTTCCATGACCAAAGTGGTGGAGATGCTTGAAGATACTTCAGAGCCATTGCAATTGCCTCCCAAGCCTGCTTTAGCTCCAGACAGGAAACGTAGCTGAGGGTCTGGAGAAATCTACGATAAGGAATCTCTTTGATGAAAATTCTCTTTAATTCTATGTGTGTGCTTGTTCTTATTCTTATTATGTGTATCTGTAAGAACATATTTACAGTTGAACAACCACCAATAGTATCTTAAAATGACAGTGCTCAAGTATCAAACAGATTAACAAAATACCATATTACACAAATTACCTCTCATAATTCACAATTCTTTCATAATGTTTTTgctaaaatatgaaataacAGTTCTTACATATTTCTTTGAGAGCATAAGTTTTGTATTTAACTGGCACAATATGCTTTTACTAACTGCcaacttgtttttctttgggagCATAAGTTTTGTATTTTACTGGTACTTTATCTTCTTCtaaagaatcaaaatatataGTTATTGGACCGGGCATCAAGGGATTTTATAGAAATTTAGAAGGTGAGTGCATCACTTGTATTAAAATTCCATGCTGATATCTGAGTCTCAGTAGTTGCAATGTGATTCATCAcattaaaatacaaaacattCATTGACTTGATCaatccatttctttttttcatttttatactttGAAAATGTCAAAAACCTGAcccatataaaataaaaaaataaaaagaaaatttgaatatgaaatgcgtataaattagttattaGTGCTTAATTTGTCTTTCAAATTATGGTAGTTATGAATATGGAAATGGTTGTGAAGCTTTGATTTCTAATATTGCTATGGGCTATTAATagaaaactaaataaatttttattaactttcaaattttattaattctataaaaaattttaaatacacGTTATATGATCTCTCTGAACATATAATGGATATGAATCATAATTTGAACAAATACGACATTAATTAAGATAATCGAGGAGATGAAAACACTCACTGGCTTCTTCACagctttatttcttttaattcccGGTGGCTTCCCATCTCAGTGGATCCTGCATTGCAAGATAATGGAAAAGGAAACAGTGTTCAGCAGAGTTTTGATCATGGAATAATAGAATTGTAAGTACATATcacttgaaaaaataaaaaacttaagcTTGGCAATTGGTGTTGTTGGCGATTGGGAAATTAACTTGAACATTGCATTTGGCAGAGAGGGATGAGGCTGCATCTTCCTTAATTGTGGGAAACGAGCAGCAGCTTGCTTAACAGTTGCAGGCCTCTTGCTTGTCTGCGGTGGTCTCAGCAATTTTCTGGAGTCTCCCCACACTACCATAGCACTGAGTCGTGGGATTACCGGCCCCTGAGGTAAGGTAAGGAATGCAAGAAGCCAAACATTCGATGACTTGATCACACCTCACGGTAGCCTGTCCTGGCTTCACCATGAACTGAACAATGGCTAGCACGACTAAAACTGAGATAAAAACACCCTTCATTTTTGCTTGTCTGAAAATGGAAATAGAATGTGAAAATCTTCGACCGAGCTCTCCTGTATAGTTGTTTAAGTTTGGGTATGCACTGTTGACGGGAAATCTCCTTTGGGGTATACATATAGGATTTTGGTGATAACAAAGACATAGAGTGTGCGAGTCATGGCCATGGCTAATTAAGGTTAGTTAAAGAGCTTTGGCCTTCCTCTAGCTTTACCTTGAATTGTCACTTGGAATTTCCTCAACTAGTCAAGAGATCAGAGATGCCATGACGATGGCAGCAATAGATTCTTCATTCTTGGCTGATTCTCTTCCCCCCGAACTGTCACTTGGTTTCTAAGTAAAGGAAGATAAGCTTCTTCCTGTTTAAGCTCTTATCAACCGTGATGCAAGTGGACAAGTGACTTTCTCATTGCAATTCAGACAAGCATCTCACACTGCTGACATAACCAACCGTAACCAATCCTTTTTTTCACTAGGCAGGAAGCAGAGTTTCGAGATcaagaaataaattattttagaaactaatcaaaaaaaaaaatgttggcctattaattttattaatggaGGATATGAAAAGTCAGAGAGAATTTACTTTAATGGGTTCAGAgatgataaaattatctttatataCTAAAAGAATTTGTTCATGTTTTGTTAGAGAATAATCTAACtcttaagaaattaattagttCAGTTTGTATGTTGTCTCTTAGGTCATTATTCAACAAGGATGCGGACTAGAATAatatagaaattaattttttctcaaaaggcaagaattttattcaaaattcaaaaaatcgAGGGATGAAATTATACAACCgaatataataacaaaaattaagaataaaaaattcaaaaaattaaacagTTACAAAATATCCATCAATctgcaatgaaattaatttttcttttttaacaatttaaaagtttaacaTAATTAAGcacccaattatatatatttttttaatttagaaaaaaaaatcaaattctactTTTTAAACGAAGAGATTATGCatcaattaatgaattaaatatgtaaatatcaattatatatatgtttaagaACTCACTATAGCCTTAATTAATCTATGCACCAACCTACTGTGGGAATCAAAAGTAACCCAACAAAGACAATTCCCTAgtgaatattttacttattaaGTGCTTGTTTAGCCTGactttttttcaacttatttatcttttaaaaataaaagtcaggctaaaaataaattttgaaaagctcttaaaaaaataactttttttaaaaaataaaattttgaaaaaaaaaagagcttaaggaaAAGCTCATATTAAgagttttttcttctcttttttcaaaaaatgcaagagaattttaatttttgttttaaaaatattctcatctgttaaaaataattacaatattacattttaaaaaaaatatcttttacgataattttaatcaaaattataacttataaaaaaatttactaaataattttaattaattttaaaaattattattttttataaaaactttatagtaatttttaaactaaaaaaaaaactaaatcaaaCAAGCTCTATGAGAGAGAGTATGAAAAAGCTACCGACGACCCGTCGCCTCACCAACAAATCGCGAAGAGTCAGAGCACTTTTTCCATGCATCAAAGGTGCTAGTAAACATGGCCACCCGTCTCTGACCATTCCCATGTGTCTCGTACTCTCCCATGGCATCAAGTTCACACGCaggctttttcttttaaagggAAACGAAGGATGGTTTTGTTTAGataatgaaagaaaagttaCATGTTTAAAGTTTAAGGTTGTACGAAAAGAAGGAGCCAGACtctttaataatgattttactaaaataaataaataaatcatttgtacgtaaaatttgattttcgtCGATTCATCAATAAacgaattaatttttttaaatgttattaaatgacaaattaaaacaaaacttAAACATGTGCAACTATGGAGATCAAGAggggtttttattttgtttttcaaaaaattttataaatttttaaattcaaaaatcgatagattataaattatatcaTCTATATGATTACTTTTTGAGAGAGATGTGTTGTCCCTCAGCAGGGAGAGATGCGGCGGCGTCTTCCTTCACGGCGGGGAGACGAGCAGCAGCGTCCTTAGCACAGGTGCAAGCTTCTTGCTTGTCAGTGGGGGTTTGAGCGATTTTCTGGAGCCTCCCCACACCGTCGCAGCACGCCGCCGTGGGATGCCCGGCCCTTGAGGTAAGGAAAGGAACGCAGGGCTCCAAAGCATCATCAACTTGTTGACAAGTTACGGTGGCCTGGACTCCAGGCTTCACCATGATCTGAACCATGGCTAGCACCAC
Protein-coding sequences here:
- the LOC18614462 gene encoding uncharacterized protein LOC18614462, translated to MDRWSGVLKARLDPNSRNYYRVAASLCYSSTSKSLIVPCANAILFNGDRVEGTRNPVVERLSDLPKIAEVLVSKFGGSINAWVIEASIFNGPFAVYKDFIPSVNRYGEPKSYAPVGFPASTSTVSILSNCLEQAKNVISSGQREPCSTCTSPSQPKALILGFSKGGTVVNQLVTELGSLEDKSLANRSYVREQPVVKELSGGQGEVQIIPRTKESLLNSISEIHYVDVGLNSSGAYITDQNVIGRISKRLADGAPGIRFLLHGTPRQWCDSRRDWIQHEKDKLYRLLESETRKSGGKLKVCERFYFADRLPDMQMHFEVIEEMDIS
- the LOC18614466 gene encoding non-specific lipid-transfer protein A translates to MKGGVISVLVVLAMVQIMVKPGVQATVTCQQVDDALEPCVPFLTSRAGHPTAACCDGVGRLQKIAQTPTDKQEACTCAKDAAARLPAVKEDAAASLPAEGQHISLKK
- the LOC18614464 gene encoding rust resistance kinase Lr10: MPVLNLLIIALFFLPICNSMKESSCSSYCGNLSIQYPFRLRTDPANCGHFLYELACEHERTVLKIDHGRFYVESISYDNETLQAVDPGLKKNDCSSLPRYSWTQDNMSYVNVYRDSDYSHKWLVQPYSSPDTMVYLNCSTTVNSSEYLDASPCITNSSLPQAHHLYVFLGNLPAASLSYSCDYFMMTPAVIQTIGNLTYADIHKQLTKGYELSWSQFFCLICAFNGGYCLYSSNLGEYKSDKRICRRGPLASVNFSGVGRYLWSKIKGKPPKLSTIQGCVGLVLEIVGYFTVARTTVGILCMSVFLIYKWRKSASIDEYVEEFLRNYENLKLRKFSYSDIKKMTGGFKEQLGQGGFGSVFKGKISDGCLVAGKRLTEAKGDGRDFMNEVATIGIVRHVNVVQLLGFCFEGSKKALIYEYMPNGSLDKYLFSQEDVCALSWSRMYEIAFAIAHGIEYLHRGCPVRILHLDIKPHNILLNEDFTPKISDFGLAKLYPRHDSVVSLTNARGTMGYMAPELLYKNIGGISTKSDVYSFGMLLMEMAGRRKNLDPFVENLSQIYFPSWIYDQLEQKGEVEIKDATAEGKDIGNRMIIIALWCIQLKPADRPSMTKVVEMLEDTSEPLQLPPKPALAPDRKRS
- the LOC18614463 gene encoding rust resistance kinase Lr10, with the protein product MTPKSVIAFHLIIFLLHLCHGDEGKSCSDAACSEEGPPIRFPFRLKDRQAESCGYPGFELSCSEKNETLIEIPKSGQFFVAKIDYDDQKIYMGDPQGCMARRLINLTLPTSPFTIFGNHSILLNCSSRIEKQDVVHIDCLSSSSHPVYGVSDSTYVSQDLLSCRPIADVTPSYIDDIQSLMGESYSLYNFTKLSWKIPVCGSDCRIRGGKCRFKSYNSLEVECFTEHIPPYESPQHEEKSSGHINKGVSIGISVGILTLTLMVTLIILYLRSRRAKVLENRKKIMKFLEDLRPLNPTRYSFADLRKMTNEFEKKLGQGGYGSVFKGKLENGVLVAVKVLDNSKGNGEDFTNEVSTIGRIYHVNVVRLLGYCADGSDRALVYEFMPNKSLDKFIFPANSNRPKLSWGKLHDIAIGVARGIEYLQEGCDERILHFDIKPQNILLDMDFNPKISDFGLAKLLPRKESVVPITAVRGTMGYIAPEVYFSGNIGNVSYKTDVYSFCMLLFEMVGSKRNTDLTVENTSQVYFPQWVYNRLAGGEDLGIKEEKDGDTDIAKKLSVVAIWCVQWDPSSRPSISNVIQLLEGRTGSLPLRLPPDPFASLSSEESDMNVP